The following coding sequences lie in one Leptospira inadai serovar Lyme str. 10 genomic window:
- a CDS encoding S41 family peptidase, with protein sequence MKSLRSLSFSFVSVVLCTSIFFCEPSSGHSKTTADFTLKDFDSVVKTVDRSYIDKNIDKNRAYKDAAIFALFALPHALYLYPESYFKDREKYEEPDDIFPGKTFKLSSEDKFVVFDPDYKEVEKIRDRKLKEEANKPKLSGEEVIKLVEREKVRKAVLSAKWEQTNFSKKDFDRVLAFIEKNLQNYTTPPLKDPFGTEETKDKEPFSIKDVYLAAANGYLSSLDPHSQVFLKAVWEESMAKIEDGSFEGIGAILSGGGNKEVVVENPLEGRPAVNAGVRAGDVILAVDGKSVKGMILDKVVERIKGKKGSTVSLTIRRKGTSGTLNIDVVRDTIEIKNIASKLIEGHNQIGYIKLTGFVKSDPSVDKEFVIHFKDLEKQAQAKGTKLKALVLDLRNNPGGYLDLAIDLADMFITNGLIVSVKSPNRSPEDSNAKNRDLTDLPVAVLINAKSASASEIVASALKHHGRGLILGERSFGKATVQKLQELPGNGAYYIKLTQSRYYAPSGNTIQVVGVKPDVEVSAEEDGSFPFHYREENMWNHLPELPSAAEEKSHFDVKKLEAWVKANGKAEKFIQEHKNDPIKPDYQLIRSIDYVEALMNTGANKRK encoded by the coding sequence TTGAAAAGCCTGAGATCACTCTCTTTCTCCTTCGTCTCCGTCGTATTATGTACGAGTATCTTCTTTTGCGAGCCTTCCTCTGGACACTCCAAGACTACCGCAGATTTCACTCTTAAAGATTTTGACAGTGTAGTCAAGACCGTTGATCGAAGTTATATCGATAAAAACATAGATAAAAATCGTGCATACAAGGACGCAGCGATCTTCGCTCTATTCGCGCTCCCGCATGCATTATATCTTTATCCCGAAAGCTATTTTAAGGACCGGGAAAAATACGAGGAGCCGGATGATATTTTTCCCGGTAAAACGTTCAAATTATCCTCCGAAGACAAGTTTGTCGTTTTCGATCCCGACTACAAAGAAGTCGAAAAAATCAGAGATCGAAAGTTAAAAGAAGAGGCCAATAAGCCCAAACTTTCCGGGGAAGAAGTGATCAAGCTAGTCGAACGGGAAAAAGTAAGAAAAGCCGTTTTGTCCGCAAAATGGGAGCAAACGAATTTCTCGAAAAAAGACTTCGATCGGGTGCTAGCCTTCATTGAAAAGAATCTTCAAAATTATACGACTCCTCCCTTAAAGGATCCGTTCGGAACGGAAGAAACGAAAGATAAGGAACCCTTTTCCATCAAGGACGTTTACCTAGCTGCAGCTAACGGATATTTATCATCTCTCGATCCGCATAGCCAGGTATTTCTAAAAGCCGTTTGGGAAGAATCCATGGCGAAGATAGAAGACGGGAGCTTCGAAGGCATCGGTGCGATTTTAAGCGGAGGCGGAAATAAGGAAGTCGTGGTGGAAAATCCGCTCGAAGGCAGACCCGCCGTCAACGCGGGTGTTCGCGCAGGTGATGTGATTCTTGCCGTCGACGGAAAATCGGTAAAAGGAATGATCCTGGATAAGGTTGTCGAGCGAATCAAGGGGAAGAAAGGCTCCACCGTCAGCTTGACGATCCGACGCAAGGGAACCTCCGGCACGTTGAATATAGACGTCGTACGAGATACCATCGAAATTAAGAATATTGCAAGTAAGTTGATTGAAGGCCATAATCAGATCGGTTATATTAAATTAACGGGCTTTGTTAAGTCGGATCCTTCCGTGGATAAGGAGTTCGTAATTCACTTTAAGGACCTGGAAAAACAAGCCCAGGCCAAAGGAACTAAATTAAAAGCTTTGGTTCTGGACCTGCGAAATAATCCGGGAGGATATTTGGACCTGGCTATCGACTTAGCGGATATGTTCATCACAAATGGACTCATAGTTTCCGTTAAGAGCCCGAACCGAAGTCCCGAAGACTCGAACGCGAAGAACAGGGACTTAACCGATCTTCCGGTCGCGGTGTTGATTAACGCCAAGTCCGCCTCCGCCTCCGAGATCGTCGCATCCGCCTTGAAACACCATGGACGAGGATTGATTTTAGGCGAACGTTCTTTCGGAAAGGCTACGGTTCAGAAGTTGCAGGAACTGCCGGGTAACGGAGCCTACTACATAAAATTAACGCAGTCTCGGTACTACGCCCCGTCCGGAAATACGATTCAGGTAGTCGGAGTAAAACCGGATGTAGAGGTTTCCGCGGAAGAGGACGGAAGCTTTCCGTTCCATTATCGCGAGGAAAACATGTGGAATCACCTTCCGGAATTACCTTCCGCCGCGGAAGAAAAGAGCCACTTCGATGTGAAGAAATTGGAAGCTTGGGTCAAAGCTAACGGCAAGGCCGAAAAGTTCATCCAAGAACATAAGAATGACCCGATTAAACCGGATTACCAATTGATTCGGTCCATCGATTACGTCGAGGCTCTCATGAATACTGGAGCCAACAAACGTAAATAA
- a CDS encoding pyridoxine 5'-phosphate synthase: protein MTKLSVNVNKVATLRNSRGGNHPDILHISRLILDAGAHGITVHPREDERHIRKSDVFLLKNFLISYNQSKNRKIEYNMEGEPSPRFLDLVLEAKPDQVTLVPVTPGEITSDHGFDLKKDGDALGTYIRKFHDAKIRVSLFVETNLENLKYASDTGTDRVEFYTGPFAMAFDSSREEGEKSFQAYRTAAEALLATGIGINAGHDLDQFNLLLFSKLPGLLEVSIGHRLISYALEVGITESVQAYLKALSPNP from the coding sequence ATGACCAAGCTGAGCGTGAACGTAAATAAAGTCGCAACTCTTCGCAATTCTCGCGGAGGAAACCATCCTGATATTTTGCATATTTCTAGATTGATTCTAGACGCGGGAGCTCACGGGATTACGGTTCACCCCAGAGAAGACGAAAGGCATATCCGGAAATCCGACGTGTTTTTGCTTAAAAATTTCTTAATTTCGTATAATCAATCCAAGAACAGAAAAATAGAATATAATATGGAAGGAGAACCGTCTCCTCGATTCTTGGATTTGGTCCTGGAAGCAAAACCGGACCAGGTCACGTTAGTCCCCGTTACTCCGGGGGAAATCACTTCCGATCACGGTTTCGATCTAAAAAAAGACGGGGACGCGCTAGGAACTTATATTCGGAAATTTCATGATGCAAAAATTCGAGTTTCCTTGTTCGTGGAGACAAATCTCGAAAATTTAAAGTACGCTTCGGACACCGGTACGGACCGGGTGGAATTTTATACGGGTCCCTTCGCAATGGCGTTCGATTCTTCTCGGGAAGAAGGGGAAAAATCCTTCCAGGCGTATCGAACCGCCGCCGAAGCCCTCCTCGCTACCGGAATCGGAATCAATGCCGGCCACGATTTGGATCAATTCAATCTGCTTCTTTTTTCCAAGCTGCCCGGTCTTTTGGAAGTTTCCATAGGACATAGGTTGATTTCCTACGCATTGGAGGTGGGAATCACTGAGTCTGTACAGGCCTATCTGAAAGCTCTTTCGCCAAATCCTTAA
- a CDS encoding TIGR02300 family protein, protein MATAKKTAKKKVAPKKKVPVKKPAPKKKVAAKKKEIAVSAKPAVSSSSFAKRSFAGSKISANPLGKKFTCHTCGTKFYDLNKEDKICPKCGADQNKRPVVKSRAAARPRIEEEEFLEDTIVEDDAEVGFEDEEAIVEEPLEEEEDEEEEEE, encoded by the coding sequence ATGGCAACCGCTAAGAAAACGGCTAAGAAAAAAGTGGCCCCTAAGAAGAAAGTTCCGGTAAAAAAACCGGCTCCGAAAAAGAAGGTCGCAGCAAAAAAGAAGGAAATCGCAGTTTCTGCAAAGCCTGCCGTATCATCCTCATCGTTCGCAAAGAGATCTTTTGCAGGAAGTAAAATTTCCGCAAATCCGTTGGGTAAAAAGTTCACCTGTCATACTTGTGGAACTAAATTTTACGATTTAAATAAGGAAGATAAGATCTGTCCAAAATGCGGTGCCGATCAAAATAAACGACCAGTAGTCAAAAGTCGGGCGGCCGCTCGGCCTCGTATCGAAGAGGAGGAATTTCTCGAGGATACGATCGTGGAAGACGATGCGGAAGTCGGTTTCGAAGACGAAGAAGCCATCGTGGAAGAACCTCTGGAAGAAGAGGAGGACGAAGAAGAGGAGGAGGAATAA
- the miaA gene encoding tRNA (adenosine(37)-N6)-dimethylallyltransferase MiaA → MILAAPTGAGKTALVSELDPSRFEILSFDSRQIYRELPIGTASPSPQDLERIRHHLTNLISPAERIDAAQYTNVAEKALDTVVSKGKIPVLTAGTGFYLNAFLFGMFDVPKISPEVRARVESFPMEEKTRLLRELDPVALERIFPNDDYRYGRALEVNLMGVRWSELKIKEGSGALHTRNLNILRGYFLDLDRKELYRRIDERARKMISGGMAEEAKRVADKYGESCPGLSSLGYNFALENIKGKSNLETFLGNLSQSHRNYAKRQITWFRKQAFLTPVKPSEAYKNIQNI, encoded by the coding sequence ATAATCCTGGCCGCGCCGACTGGCGCGGGTAAGACGGCTCTGGTCTCGGAATTGGACCCTTCTCGTTTCGAGATTCTTTCCTTTGATTCCCGGCAAATCTATCGAGAACTCCCGATCGGAACGGCTTCTCCGTCTCCGCAGGATCTGGAGAGAATTCGGCATCACCTAACGAATTTGATCTCTCCTGCCGAGAGGATCGATGCGGCTCAATATACGAACGTTGCGGAAAAGGCTTTGGATACGGTCGTCTCCAAAGGAAAGATTCCCGTACTGACCGCAGGTACGGGGTTTTATTTGAATGCATTTCTATTCGGAATGTTTGATGTTCCGAAGATTAGTCCGGAAGTTCGCGCTCGTGTAGAATCATTTCCGATGGAGGAAAAAACGAGATTGCTCCGCGAATTAGACCCGGTCGCGTTAGAAAGAATATTCCCGAATGATGATTATCGATATGGTAGAGCCTTGGAAGTTAATTTAATGGGAGTTCGATGGTCCGAATTAAAAATCAAAGAAGGATCGGGCGCCTTACATACTCGAAATTTGAATATTCTTCGAGGTTATTTTTTGGATTTAGATCGTAAGGAATTGTATCGCAGGATCGACGAACGGGCCCGGAAAATGATCTCGGGCGGAATGGCCGAGGAAGCTAAAAGAGTCGCCGACAAATACGGCGAGAGTTGTCCCGGGCTCTCGTCGCTTGGTTATAATTTCGCGCTTGAAAATATTAAAGGAAAGTCCAATCTTGAGACATTCTTAGGGAATTTAAGCCAATCCCACAGAAATTACGCCAAACGACAAATCACTTGGTTCAGGAAGCAAGCCTTCTTGACTCCCGTGAAACCGAGCGAAGCGTATAAAAATATACAAAATATATAA
- the hfq gene encoding RNA chaperone Hfq, giving the protein MSAKNNIQDQLLNTARKEKLELTIYLLNGVPLKGKVVSFDNFTIILEQENKQSLVYKHAISTIIPSKVIKLYTEEAAKETPSA; this is encoded by the coding sequence ATGTCTGCTAAAAACAATATCCAGGACCAACTCCTTAACACTGCAAGGAAGGAAAAATTGGAGCTCACCATCTACCTTCTGAATGGAGTTCCTTTAAAAGGAAAGGTTGTAAGTTTCGATAATTTTACAATCATCCTGGAGCAGGAAAATAAGCAGAGTTTAGTTTACAAACATGCGATTTCTACCATCATTCCTTCCAAAGTGATCAAACTATATACCGAAGAAGCGGCGAAGGAAACTCCTTCTGCCTAG
- a CDS encoding mannose-1-phosphate guanylyltransferase: MSQEKPVVLIMAGGKGERFWPRSRISTPKQLQKVYSKNTLLKETLNRALSITSLDRIFIGTNPSLKKAILAQERNFPEKNFIIEPEGKNTAPIIALASLYFREMFGDPVQVVLSADAWVSSDKEFTKTIQKAIPETKDHLVLLGIKPNRPEVGYGYISSGKPTKHGFEVKAFFEKPDAKTALKYIKKTNFYWNPGIFIWKTGLILDEFSSLAPRILKPLQDRFPFKKAGELGEAFRLLPSEPVDIAIMEKSSKIRMVEASFGWDDVGSWLSLERVLPGDSQGNRHIGKDILFFKSSNNVTQTRKEFTALLGVQNLVVVEEEDVLFIASKEGIGEIKTLVAEIRKNKGLQKYTE; this comes from the coding sequence ATGAGTCAGGAAAAACCCGTAGTTTTAATTATGGCGGGGGGAAAAGGGGAGAGGTTTTGGCCTCGGTCCCGAATTTCCACGCCGAAGCAGCTTCAAAAAGTCTATTCTAAAAATACCTTACTTAAGGAAACCTTAAATCGGGCCTTAAGCATCACTAGCTTGGATCGGATCTTTATCGGGACTAATCCTAGCTTAAAGAAAGCGATCCTAGCCCAGGAACGGAATTTTCCGGAAAAGAATTTTATTATCGAGCCCGAAGGCAAAAATACGGCACCGATCATCGCCTTGGCCTCTCTCTATTTTAGGGAAATGTTCGGCGATCCGGTTCAGGTAGTTCTTTCCGCGGATGCTTGGGTCAGTTCCGATAAGGAATTTACCAAAACGATTCAAAAGGCGATTCCTGAAACGAAAGACCATTTGGTCCTGCTTGGAATCAAACCGAATCGCCCTGAAGTAGGATACGGTTATATTTCTTCCGGTAAACCTACCAAGCACGGATTCGAAGTGAAGGCGTTCTTCGAAAAGCCCGATGCGAAGACCGCATTGAAGTACATTAAAAAAACGAACTTCTATTGGAATCCCGGAATCTTCATTTGGAAAACCGGTTTGATTTTAGACGAGTTCTCTTCTTTAGCTCCTAGAATTTTAAAACCGCTTCAGGATCGTTTTCCCTTTAAGAAAGCCGGAGAGTTGGGCGAAGCGTTCCGATTACTTCCGTCGGAACCGGTCGATATCGCGATCATGGAAAAGAGTTCGAAGATTCGAATGGTGGAAGCGAGTTTCGGCTGGGACGATGTGGGCTCTTGGCTTTCGTTGGAGAGAGTGCTCCCGGGCGATTCGCAAGGAAATCGACATATCGGAAAGGATATTCTATTTTTCAAATCTTCGAATAACGTAACTCAGACTCGAAAAGAGTTCACTGCCTTACTCGGAGTTCAAAATTTAGTCGTAGTGGAAGAGGAAGATGTGCTGTTCATCGCTTCTAAAGAAGGTATCGGAGAAATCAAAACACTAGTGGCCGAGATCCGTAAAAATAAAGGTTTACAAAAGTATACCGAATAA
- a CDS encoding chemotaxis protein CheW, with translation MSDEIEHQYILFSLGEEEYAIPISWVDEIIKINNLVRVPRSKNYFAGIMDIRGKVVKMVDLAVKLNIPREHESEYDRAIVVKIGGESVGIIVDKVANVALFPPETVNPPPPSVKGISSRYITGVGKKDDRFIILIDIEKILGSEELSELGSAVK, from the coding sequence ATGTCCGACGAAATCGAACACCAATACATTCTGTTTAGTTTAGGCGAAGAGGAATATGCAATTCCGATTTCCTGGGTAGACGAGATCATTAAAATTAATAATCTCGTACGAGTGCCTCGTTCTAAAAATTACTTTGCCGGGATTATGGACATTCGGGGCAAAGTCGTAAAAATGGTTGATCTCGCAGTAAAATTAAATATTCCGAGGGAGCACGAATCCGAATACGATCGAGCGATCGTAGTTAAGATCGGCGGAGAATCGGTAGGAATTATCGTGGATAAGGTCGCAAACGTGGCCTTGTTTCCGCCGGAAACTGTCAATCCTCCTCCGCCTTCGGTTAAAGGAATTTCCTCTCGATATATTACCGGTGTAGGTAAAAAAGATGATCGATTTATTATATTGATTGATATCGAGAAGATCCTTGGTTCCGAAGAGCTATCGGAGTTAGGTTCTGCGGTAAAATGA